The following proteins are co-located in the Streptomyces bottropensis ATCC 25435 genome:
- a CDS encoding AAC(3) family N-acetyltransferase: protein MADATRPRDALAGIGVRPGGVLMVHSSLRGTGWSPTEVRNALLDTLGRDGTLVVPAFTPENSDTSPAHHRRTEGMTEREKAEFRASMPPFEPNATPCPTMGALAECVRTTPGAVRSAHPQTSFAAIGRRAEELLAGHDPYCHLGERSPLAALYEAGAQVLLLRVGFEVCTAFHLAEYRMTPPPPTRTYRCVVEDKGNWIEYPDLSLFDGDFAAIGARLPHALFTEREFAGKPTFLFEIRDAVDTARHLMSGYRSEMT from the coding sequence ATGGCTGACGCGACTCGGCCGCGCGACGCGCTCGCCGGCATCGGTGTCCGGCCCGGTGGTGTCCTCATGGTCCACTCCTCGTTGCGCGGCACCGGATGGAGCCCCACCGAGGTACGCAACGCCCTGCTGGACACGCTCGGCCGCGACGGGACACTCGTCGTCCCCGCCTTCACCCCGGAGAACTCCGACACCTCCCCCGCCCATCACCGCCGTACCGAGGGGATGACCGAGCGGGAGAAGGCCGAGTTCCGCGCGTCGATGCCCCCGTTCGAACCGAACGCCACCCCCTGTCCCACCATGGGCGCGCTCGCCGAGTGTGTGCGGACCACTCCCGGGGCGGTGCGCAGCGCGCATCCACAGACCTCGTTCGCCGCGATCGGACGCCGGGCCGAGGAGCTTCTCGCCGGCCACGACCCGTACTGCCACCTCGGTGAGCGGTCCCCGTTGGCGGCGCTGTACGAGGCGGGCGCGCAGGTGCTGCTGCTGCGGGTCGGCTTCGAGGTGTGCACCGCCTTCCATCTCGCCGAGTACCGGATGACCCCGCCGCCGCCCACCCGGACGTATCGCTGTGTGGTGGAGGACAAGGGCAATTGGATCGAGTATCCGGATCTCTCTTTGTTCGACGGCGACTTCGCGGCGATCGGCGCTCGACTTCCGCATGCTTTGTTCACGGAAAGGGAGTTCGCGGGAAAACCGACGTTTCTGTTCGAGATACGCGATGCTGTCGACACGGCACGGCATCTGATGTCCGGATATCGCTCTGAAATGACGTGA